In Marinicauda algicola, one DNA window encodes the following:
- the rpsS gene encoding 30S ribosomal protein S19, translating to MPRSVWKGPFVDGYLLKKADAAHAGGRKTAIKTWSRRSTIMPQFVGLTFQVHNGNKFIPVLVTEDMVGHKLGEFAPSRTYYGHAADKKAKRK from the coding sequence ATGCCCCGTTCTGTCTGGAAAGGTCCGTTCGTCGACGGATACCTCCTGAAGAAGGCCGATGCCGCGCACGCGGGCGGCCGCAAGACGGCCATCAAGACCTGGTCGCGCCGCTCGACGATCATGCCGCAATTCGTGGGTCTGACCTTCCAGGTCCACAACGGCAACAAGTTCATCCCCGTGCTGGTGACCGAGGACATGGTCGGCCACAAGCTCGGCGAGTTCGCGCCCAGCCGGACCTATTACGGCCACGCGGCGGACAAGAAAGCCAAGAGGAAGTAG
- the rpsC gene encoding 30S ribosomal protein S3 gives MGQKVNPIGLRVGINRTWESRWFAKGEEYAELLHEDLAIRKFLKDKLKNASVSKIVIERPHKKCRVTIHTARPGVVIGKKGADIEKLRRELVAMTTGEVFLNLVEVRKPETDANLVAESIAQQLERRVAFRRAMKRSLQTTMRMGALGCRIMCSGRLGGAEIARTEQYHEGSIPLHTLRADIDYGFAEAMTAMGIIGVKVWIYKGEILEHDPMASERRLQETGEQRARSGRAAA, from the coding sequence ATGGGTCAGAAGGTCAATCCGATCGGCCTGCGCGTCGGGATCAACCGCACCTGGGAGAGCCGCTGGTTCGCCAAGGGCGAGGAATATGCCGAACTCCTCCACGAGGACCTCGCGATCCGCAAGTTCCTCAAGGACAAGCTGAAGAACGCCTCGGTGTCCAAGATCGTCATCGAGCGCCCGCACAAGAAGTGCCGCGTCACCATCCACACGGCCCGTCCGGGTGTGGTGATCGGCAAGAAGGGCGCCGATATCGAGAAGCTGCGCCGCGAACTCGTCGCCATGACCACCGGTGAGGTCTTCCTCAACCTGGTCGAGGTGCGCAAGCCGGAAACCGACGCCAACCTGGTTGCGGAATCCATCGCCCAGCAGCTTGAGCGCCGCGTGGCTTTCCGCCGCGCGATGAAGCGCTCCCTGCAGACGACGATGCGCATGGGTGCCCTGGGGTGCCGGATCATGTGCTCGGGTCGTCTGGGCGGGGCCGAGATCGCGCGCACCGAGCAGTACCACGAGGGCTCGATCCCGCTGCACACGCTGCGTGCCGACATCGATTACGGCTTCGCCGAGGCGATGACCGCGATGGGCATCATCGGCGTCAAGGTGTGGATCTACAAGGGCGAGATCCTCGAGCACGATCCGATGGCGTCCGAGCGCCGTCTCCAGGAAACCGGTGAGCAGCGCGCCCGTTCGGGCCGCGCCGCCGCCTAA
- the rplO gene encoding 50S ribosomal protein L15, with amino-acid sequence MRLNELRDNPGAVKERTRIGRGIGSGKGKTGGRGVKGQKSRSGVAIKGFEGGQMPLHQRLPKRGFTQPNRARYAEVTLDRLQKAVDAKKLDAKKTVDAAALVEAGVIRRALDGVRVIGGGELKAKLNLVVAGGSKPAIAAIEKAGGTVAIQAPAKTDSED; translated from the coding sequence ATGCGTCTGAACGAACTGCGCGACAATCCGGGCGCCGTCAAAGAGCGCACCCGCATCGGTCGCGGCATCGGCTCGGGCAAGGGCAAGACCGGCGGACGCGGCGTGAAGGGCCAGAAGTCCCGTTCCGGCGTGGCCATCAAGGGCTTCGAGGGCGGCCAGATGCCGCTGCACCAGCGTCTGCCCAAGCGCGGCTTCACCCAGCCGAACCGGGCGCGCTATGCCGAGGTCACGCTCGATCGCCTGCAGAAGGCGGTCGATGCCAAGAAGCTCGATGCCAAGAAGACGGTCGACGCGGCCGCCCTGGTCGAGGCCGGCGTGATCCGCCGTGCGCTTGACGGCGTGCGCGTGATCGGCGGCGGCGAGCTGAAGGCCAAGCTGAACCTGGTCGTGGCCGGCGGCTCCAAGCCCGCCATCGCCGCGATCGAGAAGGCCGGCGGCACGGTGGCCATCCAGGCGCCTGCCAAGACCGACAGCGAAGACTAG
- the rpmC gene encoding 50S ribosomal protein L29 — protein sequence MKADDVRALSDDQLQDELLKLKKEQFNLRFQQASGQLENTARFGKIRKDIARIKTDLRRRALESQGS from the coding sequence ATGAAGGCCGACGACGTCCGCGCTCTGAGCGACGATCAGCTTCAGGACGAGCTCCTGAAACTGAAGAAAGAGCAATTCAACCTGCGTTTCCAGCAGGCCTCGGGCCAGCTGGAGAACACCGCGCGTTTCGGGAAAATCCGCAAGGACATCGCCCGGATCAAGACGGATCTCCGTCGCCGCGCGCTCGAGAGCCAAGGGAGCTAG
- a CDS encoding adenylate kinase: MNVILFGPPNAGKGTQAKRLVSEYGWVHLSTGDMLRAARAAGTELGKQVAAIIDRGDLVSDEIVIALIEERLPEAEKAGGAVFDGFPRTIAQARALDRLMESRGSQIDKVIRLKVDREELTRRVEKRAREEGRTDDTVEVFKNRLDTYEAETKPLIPYYAGQEKLVNVDGMGSVDEVAAGIDKALGR, translated from the coding sequence ATGAACGTGATCCTGTTCGGCCCGCCCAACGCCGGCAAGGGGACCCAGGCCAAGCGCCTCGTCTCCGAGTATGGCTGGGTGCATCTGTCCACCGGCGACATGCTGCGCGCCGCGCGCGCGGCCGGTACCGAGCTCGGCAAGCAGGTCGCCGCGATCATCGATCGCGGGGACCTGGTCTCCGACGAGATCGTCATCGCCCTGATCGAGGAGCGCCTGCCCGAGGCCGAGAAGGCCGGCGGGGCGGTGTTCGACGGTTTTCCGCGCACGATCGCCCAGGCCAGGGCGCTCGACCGGCTGATGGAAAGCCGTGGGTCGCAGATCGACAAGGTGATCCGCCTGAAGGTGGATCGCGAGGAACTGACCCGGCGCGTGGAGAAGCGCGCGCGGGAGGAGGGCCGGACCGACGACACGGTCGAGGTCTTCAAGAATCGTCTCGACACCTACGAGGCCGAGACGAAGCCGCTCATCCCCTACTACGCGGGCCAGGAAAAGCTGGTGAACGTCGACGGGATGGGCAGCGTGGACGAGGTGGCTGCCGGGATCGACAAGGCGCTCGGCCGCTAG
- the rplE gene encoding 50S ribosomal protein L5, whose product MSDAATYEPRLKARYRDEIRARLKEKFAYTNEMEVPRLEKVVINFGVGEAAQDSKKIQGALKDLEAIAGQKPVATKSKTSIAGFKLREDQLIGAKVTLRKDRMYEFLDRLITVALPRVRDFRGLNGKSFDGRGNYAMGLKEHIVFPEIDYDKVEKIRGMDIVVCTTAKTDEEAKALLAEFEFPFTN is encoded by the coding sequence ATGTCTGACGCCGCTACCTACGAACCGCGCCTGAAGGCCCGCTACCGCGACGAGATCCGCGCGCGCCTGAAGGAGAAGTTCGCCTACACGAACGAGATGGAAGTCCCGCGGCTGGAAAAGGTCGTGATCAATTTCGGCGTCGGCGAGGCGGCCCAGGATTCCAAGAAGATCCAGGGCGCCCTGAAGGACCTCGAGGCGATCGCCGGCCAGAAGCCGGTGGCGACCAAGTCGAAGACCTCGATCGCGGGCTTCAAGCTGCGCGAGGATCAGCTGATCGGCGCGAAGGTCACCCTTCGCAAGGATCGCATGTACGAGTTTCTCGACCGTCTCATCACCGTCGCCCTGCCGCGCGTTCGCGACTTCCGCGGACTGAACGGCAAGAGCTTCGATGGCCGGGGCAATTACGCGATGGGCCTGAAAGAGCACATCGTGTTCCCGGAGATCGACTACGACAAGGTCGAGAAGATCCGCGGTATGGACATCGTGGTGTGCACCACGGCCAAGACCGATGAAGAAGCGAAGGCCCTGCTGGCCGAGTTCGAGTTCCCGTTCACGAACTAA
- the rplR gene encoding 50S ribosomal protein L18 produces MQRRAQRTRARLAKTSSGRPRLSVYRSSKHIYAQIIDDAKGETLAAASTLEKDVRGDAVTGATVELAGKVGKLVAERAKAKGLTEVVFDRGGYIYHGRIKALAEAAREGGLQF; encoded by the coding sequence ATGCAACGCCGCGCTCAGCGCACGCGCGCGCGGCTTGCCAAGACCTCGAGCGGGCGTCCGCGCCTGTCGGTCTACCGCTCGTCCAAGCACATCTACGCCCAGATCATCGACGACGCGAAGGGCGAGACCCTGGCTGCGGCGTCGACTCTGGAAAAGGACGTGCGCGGCGACGCGGTGACCGGCGCGACGGTCGAACTCGCCGGCAAGGTCGGCAAGCTCGTCGCCGAGCGGGCCAAGGCCAAGGGCCTGACCGAGGTCGTGTTCGACCGCGGCGGCTACATCTATCATGGGCGCATCAAAGCGCTCGCCGAAGCCGCCCGCGAGGGCGGGCTGCAATTCTAA
- the rplN gene encoding 50S ribosomal protein L14, translated as MIQMQTNLDVADNSGARRVQCIKVLGGAKRRYARVGDIIVVSVKEAAPKGRVKKGDVRKAVVVRTAADIKRRDGSVIRFDNNAAVLINQNGEPIGTRIFGPVPRELRAKQHMKIVSLAPEVL; from the coding sequence ATGATCCAGATGCAAACCAATCTGGACGTGGCCGATAACTCCGGCGCCCGCCGTGTTCAGTGCATCAAGGTGCTGGGCGGAGCGAAGCGGCGTTATGCGCGCGTCGGCGACATCATTGTCGTCTCGGTCAAGGAAGCCGCGCCGAAGGGCCGGGTGAAGAAGGGCGACGTGCGCAAGGCCGTGGTCGTGCGCACCGCCGCGGACATCAAGCGCCGCGACGGCTCGGTCATCCGCTTCGACAACAACGCGGCGGTCCTGATCAACCAGAACGGCGAACCGATCGGCACGCGCATCTTCGGCCCCGTGCCGCGCGAGCTTCGTGCGAAGCAACACATGAAGATCGTCTCGCTGGCTCCGGAGGTGCTGTAG
- the rpsH gene encoding 30S ribosomal protein S8 yields the protein MSMIDPLGDMLTRIRNALLRNRSSVRTPASKLRQRVLDVLLEEGFIRGYSETTDAKGFKEFEIELKYFEGAPVINDIKRVSKPGRREYRKVRDLPLVRNGLGIAIVSTPKGVMSDAAAREANVGGEILCHIS from the coding sequence ATGTCCATGATCGATCCGCTCGGCGATATGCTGACCCGCATCCGCAACGCGCTGCTGCGTAACCGCTCCAGCGTGCGCACCCCCGCCTCGAAGCTTCGCCAGCGCGTGCTCGACGTGCTGCTGGAGGAAGGCTTCATCCGGGGCTATTCGGAGACCACCGACGCGAAGGGCTTCAAGGAGTTCGAGATCGAACTGAAGTACTTCGAGGGCGCTCCCGTCATCAACGATATCAAGCGCGTGTCCAAGCCGGGCCGGCGCGAGTATCGCAAGGTCAGAGATCTTCCGCTGGTCCGCAACGGGCTCGGGATCGCGATCGTCTCCACGCCGAAGGGCGTGATGAGCGACGCGGCCGCGCGCGAGGCGAATGTCGGCGGCGAGATTCTCTGCCACATCAGCTAA
- the rplF gene encoding 50S ribosomal protein L6, whose amino-acid sequence MSRLGKLPVEIPSGVTATLASGVLQVKGPKGELKFAIPDTIEVTQEDKAIKISPADQTAESRAMWGTARATISNMMVGVTNGFTRDLELVGVGYRAQMQGNDLKLALGLSHDVIYKPRPGIKIATPKPTEIKIEGPDKQVVGQTAAEIREFRPPEPYKGKGIKYSDEYIRRKEGKKK is encoded by the coding sequence ATGTCTCGTTTGGGAAAGCTTCCCGTCGAAATCCCCTCCGGCGTCACTGCGACCCTGGCGTCCGGCGTGCTGCAGGTGAAGGGCCCGAAGGGCGAGCTGAAGTTCGCCATCCCCGACACCATCGAGGTCACGCAGGAAGACAAGGCGATCAAGATCAGCCCCGCTGACCAGACCGCCGAGTCGCGCGCCATGTGGGGCACCGCCCGCGCCACCATCTCCAACATGATGGTCGGCGTGACCAACGGCTTCACCCGCGACCTGGAACTGGTCGGCGTCGGCTACCGCGCGCAGATGCAGGGCAACGATCTGAAACTCGCGCTCGGCCTGTCGCACGACGTGATCTACAAGCCGCGCCCCGGCATCAAGATCGCGACCCCGAAGCCGACCGAGATCAAGATCGAGGGCCCGGACAAGCAGGTGGTCGGCCAGACTGCCGCGGAGATCCGCGAGTTCCGTCCGCCGGAACCCTACAAGGGCAAGGGCATCAAGTATTCCGACGAGTACATTCGCCGGAAAGAAGGCAAGAAGAAGTAA
- the rplV gene encoding 50S ribosomal protein L22 translates to MGQTTNPRRVAENEARAKQRMIRISPQKLNLVAQMIRGKSVERALNDLTFSRKRIAADVKKVLESAIANAENNHGLDIDSLVVAEAYVGKNIVMKRFRARARGRGARILKPFSELTIVVREVEEAA, encoded by the coding sequence ATGGGTCAGACCACCAATCCCCGCCGCGTCGCGGAAAACGAGGCGCGCGCCAAGCAGCGGATGATCCGTATCAGCCCGCAGAAGCTGAACCTCGTGGCGCAGATGATCCGCGGCAAGTCCGTGGAGCGCGCGCTCAACGACCTCACCTTCTCGCGCAAGCGCATCGCCGCCGACGTCAAGAAGGTGCTGGAGTCCGCGATCGCGAACGCCGAGAACAATCACGGCCTGGACATCGACTCCCTGGTCGTGGCCGAGGCCTATGTCGGCAAGAACATCGTCATGAAACGGTTCCGCGCGCGGGCGCGCGGCCGGGGTGCGCGCATCCTGAAGCCGTTCTCCGAACTCACGATCGTCGTCCGCGAAGTCGAGGAGGCCGCATAA
- the rplX gene encoding 50S ribosomal protein L24: MAAKVKKGDKVVVLVGRDKGKTGTVNKVMPDEDRVIVSGVNMVKRHQRPTQFQAGGIEEKEAPIHVSNVAIADPKTGEPTRVGFRTEDGKKVRYAKKSGEVIDV; the protein is encoded by the coding sequence ATGGCTGCGAAGGTCAAGAAGGGCGACAAGGTCGTCGTGCTGGTCGGCCGCGACAAGGGCAAGACCGGAACCGTGAACAAGGTGATGCCCGACGAGGATCGGGTCATCGTCTCGGGCGTGAACATGGTCAAGCGCCACCAGCGCCCGACCCAGTTCCAGGCCGGCGGGATCGAAGAGAAAGAAGCGCCGATCCACGTGTCCAACGTGGCGATCGCCGATCCGAAGACCGGTGAGCCGACCCGCGTCGGCTTCAGGACCGAGGACGGCAAGAAGGTCCGCTATGCCAAGAAATCCGGCGAGGTGATCGATGTCTGA
- the rpsM gene encoding 30S ribosomal protein S13, producing MARIAGVNIPTNKRVEIALRYIHGIGPAKAREIIEKVGIPAEKRVNELTDAEILQIRETIDANYTVEGDLRREVAVNIKRLMDLGCYRGLRHRRGLPVRGQRTHTNARTRKGPAKPIAGKKK from the coding sequence GTGGCTCGAATTGCCGGCGTCAACATTCCGACGAACAAGCGCGTTGAAATCGCGCTGCGTTACATTCACGGCATTGGCCCCGCCAAGGCGCGTGAGATTATCGAGAAGGTGGGCATCCCGGCTGAGAAGCGGGTCAACGAGCTCACCGATGCGGAGATCCTACAGATCCGCGAGACGATCGATGCCAACTACACGGTGGAGGGCGACCTTCGCCGTGAAGTCGCGGTCAACATCAAGCGTCTGATGGATCTCGGCTGCTATCGCGGCTTGCGCCATCGCCGCGGCCTTCCGGTTCGCGGCCAGCGCACCCACACCAATGCCCGTACCCGCAAGGGTCCGGCCAAGCCGATCGCCGGCAAGAAGAAGTAA
- the rpsE gene encoding 30S ribosomal protein S5 yields MARDQERGGRDRRRKDREEEQGDELVDKLVHINRVAKTVKGGRNFQFAALAVVGDQKGRVGFGQGKAREVPEAIRKATEEAKKTMVRIPLREGRTLHHDGKGRWGAGKVVLRAAPPGTGVIAGGPMRAVLECLGVHDVVAKSTGSSNPYNMIRATFDALKSQESPRTVASKRGLKVGDLANRRRDGASSPEAIES; encoded by the coding sequence ATGGCTCGAGATCAAGAGCGCGGCGGTCGCGACCGCAGGCGGAAAGACCGCGAAGAGGAGCAGGGCGACGAACTCGTCGACAAGCTCGTCCACATCAACCGTGTCGCCAAGACCGTGAAGGGCGGCCGGAACTTCCAGTTCGCCGCGCTCGCGGTGGTCGGTGACCAGAAGGGCCGCGTCGGCTTCGGCCAGGGCAAGGCCCGAGAGGTTCCCGAGGCGATCCGCAAGGCGACCGAGGAAGCCAAGAAGACGATGGTGCGCATTCCGCTGCGCGAAGGCCGCACCCTGCACCATGACGGCAAGGGCCGTTGGGGTGCGGGCAAGGTGGTCCTGCGTGCGGCGCCTCCGGGCACCGGCGTCATCGCCGGCGGTCCGATGCGTGCGGTGCTGGAATGCCTGGGCGTTCACGACGTGGTGGCCAAGTCCACCGGCTCTTCGAACCCCTACAACATGATCCGCGCGACGTTCGACGCCCTGAAGTCCCAGGAGAGCCCCCGCACGGTGGCCTCCAAGCGCGGGCTGAAGGTCGGCGATCTCGCCAACCGCCGCCGCGACGGGGCCTCTTCGCCCGAAGCGATCGAGTCCTAG
- the rpsK gene encoding 30S ribosomal protein S11, with protein sequence MAKEPSRVRRRERKNITAGVAHVNASFNNTMVTITDAQGNTISWSSSGLMGFKGSRKSTPFAAQMAAEDAAKKAQEHGLKTVEVRVSGPGSGRESALRALQSVGLTITMIHDVTAIPHNGCRPPKRRRV encoded by the coding sequence ATGGCCAAGGAACCCAGCCGCGTTCGCCGCCGCGAGCGGAAGAACATCACCGCCGGCGTCGCCCATGTGAACGCCAGCTTCAACAACACGATGGTGACGATCACCGACGCGCAGGGCAACACGATCTCCTGGTCGTCGTCCGGCCTGATGGGCTTCAAGGGCTCGCGCAAGTCGACCCCGTTCGCCGCTCAGATGGCCGCTGAAGACGCTGCCAAGAAGGCGCAGGAGCACGGCCTGAAGACGGTCGAGGTTCGCGTCTCCGGTCCCGGTTCGGGCCGCGAGAGCGCTCTGCGCGCCCTGCAGTCGGTCGGCCTGACGATCACCATGATCCACGACGTGACCGCCATTCCGCACAATGGCTGCCGTCCGCCGAAGCGCCGCCGCGTCTGA
- the secY gene encoding preprotein translocase subunit SecY has protein sequence MASAAEQLARNMNFASFAQAKELQKRILFTLMVLVIYRIGTYVPIPGIDPEVFRQTWLNQQSGILGNLNIFAGGAVERMAIFALNVMPYISASIIMQLMAATVPTLERMKKEGGEQGRKQINQYSRYLTVILAAVQAFAIAIGMEQPNTAGVTPAIDPGWFFRINVVITLVGGTMFLLWLGEQITARGVGNGVSLIIFAGIIAEMPRALFQLLAQGEEGTVGGGTVIVALALMLAVLVFVVFIERSQRRLLVQYPKRQVGNRMMGGESSFLPLKLNTAGVIPAIFASSLLFLPQTVAGFTAQGGGPEWLRTITVLLGPGQPLFIAFYAALIIFFCFFYTSIVFNPEDTAENLKKHGGFLPGIRPGKRTAEYLDYVLTRLTVIGAGYLTIVCVFPEVLRAQAPAIPFYIGGTAVLIVVSVTLDTVTQIQSHLLAHQYEGLIKKTKLRGRKR, from the coding sequence ATGGCGTCCGCCGCAGAACAGCTCGCACGCAACATGAACTTCGCCTCCTTCGCCCAGGCGAAGGAGCTGCAGAAGCGTATCCTGTTCACCCTGATGGTCCTGGTGATCTACCGCATCGGGACCTATGTGCCGATCCCGGGCATCGATCCGGAAGTGTTCCGCCAGACCTGGCTCAACCAGCAGAGCGGCATCCTCGGCAATCTGAACATCTTCGCGGGCGGCGCGGTCGAGCGCATGGCGATCTTCGCGCTCAACGTGATGCCCTACATCTCCGCCTCGATCATCATGCAGCTGATGGCGGCCACCGTGCCCACGCTCGAGCGCATGAAGAAGGAAGGCGGCGAGCAGGGCCGCAAGCAGATCAACCAGTATTCGCGCTATCTCACCGTCATTCTCGCCGCGGTGCAGGCCTTCGCCATCGCCATCGGCATGGAGCAGCCCAACACCGCCGGCGTCACGCCCGCGATCGATCCGGGCTGGTTCTTCCGCATCAATGTGGTGATCACGCTCGTGGGCGGCACGATGTTCCTGCTGTGGCTCGGCGAGCAGATCACTGCGCGCGGCGTGGGCAACGGCGTGTCGCTGATCATCTTCGCGGGCATCATCGCGGAAATGCCGCGCGCCCTGTTCCAGCTGCTCGCCCAGGGCGAGGAAGGCACCGTGGGCGGGGGCACCGTCATCGTCGCGCTCGCGCTGATGCTGGCCGTGCTCGTCTTCGTGGTGTTCATCGAGCGCTCGCAGCGCCGCCTCCTGGTGCAGTATCCCAAGCGCCAGGTCGGCAATCGCATGATGGGGGGGGAATCCTCCTTCCTGCCGCTGAAGCTCAACACGGCGGGCGTCATCCCGGCGATCTTCGCGAGCTCGCTGCTCTTCCTGCCGCAGACCGTCGCCGGCTTCACCGCCCAGGGCGGGGGGCCGGAGTGGCTGCGCACGATCACGGTCCTGCTCGGCCCCGGCCAGCCGCTCTTCATCGCGTTCTACGCCGCGCTGATCATCTTCTTCTGCTTCTTCTACACCTCCATCGTCTTCAATCCGGAGGACACCGCGGAGAATCTGAAGAAGCATGGCGGCTTCCTGCCCGGCATCCGCCCCGGCAAGCGTACCGCGGAATATCTCGACTACGTGCTGACGCGTCTGACCGTGATCGGCGCGGGTTATCTGACCATCGTCTGCGTCTTTCCCGAGGTGCTGCGCGCCCAGGCGCCGGCCATCCCCTTCTATATCGGGGGTACCGCGGTGCTCATCGTGGTCTCGGTCACCCTCGATACGGTGACGCAGATCCAGTCTCACCTGCTCGCCCACCAGTATGAGGGGCTGATCAAGAAGACCAAGCTGCGGGGGCGCAAGCGATGA
- the rplP gene encoding 50S ribosomal protein L16 produces MLQPKRTKYRKAFKGRIHGNAKGGFTLNFGSYGLKALEPERVTARQIEATRRAITRHMKRAGRVWIRIYPDLPVSKKPTEVRMGKGKGSPEYWVAKIKPGRIMFEIDGVPDDVAREALRLGAAKLPIKTKVVTRPGEQETAR; encoded by the coding sequence ATGCTTCAACCGAAGCGCACCAAGTACCGGAAGGCCTTCAAGGGCCGGATTCACGGTAATGCCAAGGGCGGCTTCACGCTCAATTTCGGCTCCTACGGCCTGAAGGCCCTGGAACCGGAACGCGTCACCGCGCGCCAGATCGAGGCGACCCGCCGCGCCATCACCCGCCACATGAAGCGGGCCGGCCGGGTGTGGATCCGCATCTATCCGGACCTGCCGGTGTCGAAGAAGCCGACCGAGGTCCGCATGGGCAAGGGCAAGGGCTCCCCGGAATACTGGGTGGCCAAGATCAAGCCGGGCCGGATCATGTTCGAGATCGACGGCGTGCCGGACGATGTCGCGCGCGAAGCGCTGCGGCTCGGCGCGGCCAAGCTGCCGATCAAGACCAAGGTCGTGACCCGTCCGGGCGAACAGGAGACAGCGCGATGA
- the rpmD gene encoding 50S ribosomal protein L30, with protein sequence MAKKSTLVVRQTGSSTRRPKDQLQTLVGLGLGRIGKQRELEDTPSVRGMIAKVSHLVEIVEKPA encoded by the coding sequence ATGGCCAAGAAATCCACCCTCGTCGTGCGCCAGACCGGCAGCTCGACCCGCCGCCCGAAGGACCAGCTGCAGACCCTCGTCGGTCTGGGGCTCGGCCGTATCGGCAAGCAACGCGAACTCGAGGACACCCCCTCGGTGCGCGGCATGATCGCCAAGGTCTCGCACCTGGTCGAAATCGTCGAGAAGCCGGCGTAA
- the rpsQ gene encoding 30S ribosomal protein S17, protein MPKRILQGTVVGDKQDKTVIVRVERTFLHPLLRKTVRRSKKYHAHDESNAKKIGDQVLIQECAPKSKLKRWEVVAEQA, encoded by the coding sequence ATGCCGAAGCGAATTCTGCAAGGCACCGTGGTCGGCGACAAGCAGGACAAGACGGTGATCGTCCGCGTCGAGCGGACCTTCCTGCACCCCCTGCTGCGCAAGACCGTGCGCCGCTCGAAGAAATACCACGCGCACGATGAATCGAACGCGAAGAAGATCGGCGATCAGGTCCTGATCCAGGAATGCGCGCCGAAGTCGAAGCTCAAGCGGTGGGAGGTCGTCGCGGAGCAGGCGTGA
- the rpsN gene encoding 30S ribosomal protein S14, which yields MAKKSAVERNNRVRKLAKQYEAKRERLKAVARDTERPVDERFAAQLKLAELPRNSSPTRIRNRCEVSGRPRGYYRKLKMSRIALRQLASHGLIPGMVKSSW from the coding sequence ATGGCTAAGAAGAGTGCAGTCGAACGCAACAACCGCGTCCGCAAACTCGCAAAGCAGTACGAGGCCAAGCGCGAGCGCCTGAAGGCGGTTGCGCGCGATACCGAGCGCCCGGTCGACGAGCGCTTCGCCGCGCAGCTGAAGCTCGCCGAGCTTCCGCGCAATTCCTCGCCGACGCGCATTCGCAACCGCTGCGAAGTGTCGGGCCGTCCGCGCGGCTATTACCGCAAGCTGAAGATGTCGCGTATCGCGCTGCGTCAACTCGCCAGCCACGGGCTCATCCCGGGCATGGTCAAGTCGAGCTGGTAG